The Malus domestica chromosome 06, GDT2T_hap1 genome has a segment encoding these proteins:
- the LOC103409440 gene encoding protein SENSITIVE TO UV 2 isoform X2 has product MNQLDDDDDWDLIFTEQAVQVAQVQERAYSTQQQQQHPPPPHHHHPPQHSFSEPSQYHHHQQEPPPPPSYSNPVRPISYSPPRELTQRTTTTTNALAISLSPSPPSSALPPSASRPELDREKELEIDRLKEELGRVSKQLLHLEQECFELRKEKDKHHKFVSSMTEKKEAAARNSDSTNLSGGIKESGDVLVNHKDSRQFQNALCLSGQPGSRIDIGVSTSKATRVQTDETSASARQNPNDDLSKKLLSIWGSSNDSNEQELGRNVISNLLMDCQTDFLFLFGCIGINRMDKLGDDSSSIAASQYHLHMSHTPEAAKVSHLYSVLTKAKNGMLKLESLFQPLLNLCSLENVIIVQASLHILLVFLKHLVRLERHFERRVNVMVEGLGMKYSYAETQSKNGVWNNGIATWFSNIDWISLFEVILQTTMKNTNQGVRLEAVSVMNMIIMRSNAFVEREKFGQTLVFEILSQLLAKEAGFEARKQAVQLLYMLLNCPKILVKFCSDYKEGKAALAMDDNVGDASGYQKCSMILQGLADCIACCGNSLENCCSFIGFPSLVWNIWLRNTCESQALSRCKLSDVDFTSFGIGGRYRTSS; this is encoded by the exons ATGAACCAACTGGACGACGACGACGATTGGGACTTAATTTTCACTGAACAAGCCGTACAAGTCGCCCAAGTACAAGAGCGTGCTTACTCCactcagcagcagcagcagcacccCCCGCCGccgcaccaccaccaccctccTCAGCATTCTTTCTCGGAACCATCACAATATCACCATCACCAACAAGAACCGCCGCCCCCGCCTTCTTACTCCAATCCCGTTAGGCCCATTTCCTACTCCCCTCCGCGAGAGCTCACTCAGaggaccaccaccaccaccaatgcACTTGCAATTTCCCTTTCTCCTTCGCCTCCTTCTTCCGCATTGCCTCCCTCTGCTAGCCGCCCTGAACTTGACAGAGAAAAAGAACTCGAAATCGACCGCTTAAAG GAAGAACTGGGACGTGTCTCAAAGCAGCTTTTGCACTTG GAACAAGAATGCTTTGAACTAAGGAAGGAAAAAGACAAACATCATAAATTTGTAAGTTCAATGACTGAAAAGAAAGAAGCAGCTGCTAGGAACTCTGATAGTACAAATTT GTCCGGTGGCATTAAGGAATCTGGAGATGTCCTAGTCAATCATAAGGATTCTCGACAATTTCAAAATGCATTATGTTTAAGTGGTCAGCCTGGCTCTCGGATTGATATTG gtgtgtcaacctctaaaGCTACACGTGTTCAAACTGATGAAACTAGTGCTTCTGCCCGACAAAACCCAAATGATGACCTCTCAAAGAAATTACTATCCATCTGGGGCTCTTCAAATGATTCAAATGAACAAGAGTTAGGAAGAAATGTAATTTCGAATTTGCTTATGGATTGCCAAACAGATTTCCTGTTCCTTTTTGGCTGCATTGGCATTAATAGAATGGACAAGCTGGGAGATGATAGCTCTTCTATTGCAGCTTCGCAGTACCACTTACACATGTCTCATACTCCAGAAGCAGCAAAAGTTTCTCATCTTTATTCTGTCTTGACCAAG GCGAAAAATGGAATGTTAAAGTTGGAGTCCTTGTTTCAACCATTACTCAACCTCTGTAGTCTTGAAAAT GTTATCATTGTTCAGGCATCTCTACATATACTGCTTGTGTTTTTGAAGCACCTGGTAAGGCTGGAAAGGCATTTCGAGAGAAG GGTCAATGTTATGGTCGAGGGACTTGGAATGAAATATTCTTATGCCGAAACTCAAAGCAAGAATGGAGTTTGGAATAATGGCATTGCAACTTGGTTTTCTAATATAGACTGGATTTCTCTCTTTGAGGTGATCCTACAAACTACCATGAAGAATACAAACCAAGGTGTAAGGCTAGAAGCAGTCTCtgttatgaatatgattataatGAGAAGTAATGCCTTTGTGGAGAGAGAAAA GTTTGGCCAAACATTGGTGTTTGAAATTCTTTCACAGTTGCTTGCAAAGGAAGCTGGTTTTGAGGCCCGAAAACAAGCCGTGCAACTTCTATATATGCTACTTAATT GTCCTAAAATACTGGTCAAGTTCTGTTCTGATTATAAAGAGGGAAAAGCTGCCCTTGCTATGGATGATAACGTAGGCGATGCATCAGGTTACCAAAAATGTAGCATGATCCTTCAAGGATTGGCAGATTGTATAGCTTGCTGTGGGAACAGTTTAGAG
- the LOC103409486 gene encoding 26S proteasome non-ATPase regulatory subunit 13 homolog B-like, with protein sequence MAALQYLESLRNAHPELAEWYNSLADLYQRKLWHQLTLKLEQFVALAVFQAGDALIQLYHNFITDFETKINLLKLAHFAVIVSRQYPEKEAAISYLEGVIEKLQATREQRIEEPILYIKMQIAIFKLEQQDQKGCKNLLEDGKTTLDSMTDIDPSVYASYYWVSSQYHKFRQEFAEFYKSALLYLAYTSVESLSESFKLDLAFDLSLSALLGDNIYNFGELLAHPIIKSLLGTKVEWLYYILQAFNSGDLVRYQELCRVHNAALRAQPALVDNEKKLLEKINILCLMEIIFSRPAEDRTIPLSIIAERTKLSVEDVEHLLVKSLSVHLIEGIIDQVEETVHVSWVQPRVLGIPQVKSLRDRLDSWLDKVHNALLSIEAETPDLVAS encoded by the exons ATGGCCGCGCTGCAGTACCTGGAGTCGCTGCGCAACGCGCATCCGGAGCTCGCCGAATGGTACAATTCACTCGCAGATCTGTACCAAAGGAAGCTATGGCACCAGCTCACTCTCAAGCTCGAGCAGTTCGTTGCTCTTGCCGTCTTTCAG GCTGGTGATGCTCTGATACAGTTATACCACAATTTCATCACCGATTTTGAGACTAAAATCAACCTTCTCAAGCTTGCACACTTTGCAGTCATTGTTTCTCGACAGTACCCAGAGAAGGAAGCTGCTATCAGTTACCTAGAAGGGGTGATTGAGAAGCTTCAAGCCACGAGAGAGCAACGCATAGAGGAACCAATCCTTTACATTAAGATGCAAATAGCAATATTCAAACTTGAACAACAAGACCAAAAAGGGTGCAAAAATCTTCTAGAAGATGGAAAGACTACACTTGACAGTATGACTGATATTGATCCGTCTGTGTATGCTAGCTATTATTGGGTGTCATCTCAATATCATAAATTCCGTCAAGAATTTGCTGAGTTCTACAAAAGTGCTCTTCTTTATCTGGCATACACATCAGTGGAGTCTCTCTCAGAATCATTCAAGCTG GATCTGGCATTTGATTTGTCCCTTTCTGCGCTCCTGGGAGATAACATCTACAACTTTGGAGAGCTGCTTGCGCATCCTATT ATTAAGTCtcttcttgggacaaaggtagAGTGGCTTTACTATATTCTTCAAGCGTTCAACTCTGGTGATTTAGTTCGGTATCAAGAGTTATGCCGTGTGCACAATGCTGCTCTGAGAGCACAACCGGCATTAGTTGATAATGAGAAGAAGCTTTTGGAGAAGATTAACATTCTGTGCTTGATGGAAATTATCTTCAG CCGGCCAGCTGAAGATCGGACTATACCATTGAGTATCATTGCAGAGCGTACCAAACTTTCAGTCGAGGATGTGGAGCATCTTCTTGTGAAGAGCCTTTCC GTTCATCTGATCGAGGGAATAATCGATCAGGTCGAGGAGACGGTGCATGTGTCCTGGGTGCAGCCAAGAGTTTTGGGGATTCCACAGGTCAAGTCATTGCGTGATAGGTTGGACAGTTGGTTGGACAAAGTCCATAATGCTTTGTTATCTATCGAGGCGGAAACACCTGATTTGGTTGCATCATGA